The Strix uralensis isolate ZFMK-TIS-50842 chromosome 23, bStrUra1, whole genome shotgun sequence genome has a segment encoding these proteins:
- the CDA gene encoding cytidine deaminase isoform X1, whose protein sequence is MEGGGQRPAPAAPPGQPQGERLQLLLRRSREAKNCAYCPYSRFPVGAALLTASGEIFSGCNVENACYSLGVCAERTAIQKAISEGHTSFRAMAITSDMGDSFIVPCGACRQVMREFGTDWDIYLTKADGTYIVKRLEELLPLSFGPEDLKKV, encoded by the exons ATggagggcggcgggcagcgcccggcccccgctgcccccccgggcCAGCCCCAGGGCGAGCGCCTGCAGCTCCTGTTGCGTCGCAGCCGGGAGGCCAAAAACTGCGCCTATTGCCCCTACAGCCGCTTCCCGGTGGGCGCTGCGCTGCTCACCGCCAGCGGGGAGATATTCTCTG GGTGCAACGTGGAGAACGCCTGCTACAGCCTGGGGGTGTGTGCCGAGCGCACCGCCATCCAGAAAGCCATCTCCGAGGGACACACCAGCTTCAGGGCCATGGCCATCACCAG TGACATGGGGGACAGCTTCATCGTGCCCTGCGGCGCCTGCAGACAAGTGATGAGAGAG TTCGGCACGGACTGGGACATCTACCTGACCAAAGCAGATGGCACCTATATCGTCAagaggctggaggagctgctgccgCTCTCCTTCGGCCCCGAGGACCTGAAGAAGGTGTGA
- the CDA gene encoding cytidine deaminase isoform X2, with the protein MTFSLGAAQPVFNWGGKNHRGGGGKMLCRDRERRRVQRGERLLQPGGVCRAHRHPESHLRGTHQLQGHGHHQVFPPLLTARLSSVPFSFGSDMGDSFIVPCGACRQVMREFGTDWDIYLTKADGTYIVKRLEELLPLSFGPEDLKKV; encoded by the exons atgacattttcccTTGGAGCCGCACAACCAGTTTTCaactggggaggaaaaaaccaccGAGGTGGCGGCGGAAAAATGCTCTGCCGGGACAGAGAAaggaggag GGTGCAACGTGGAGAACGCCTGCTACAGCCTGGGGGTGTGTGCCGAGCGCACCGCCATCCAGAAAGCCATCTCCGAGGGACACACCAGCTTCAGGGCCATGGCCATCACCAG GTGTTCCCCCCACTTCTGACCGCAAGACTGAGCTCTGTGCCCTTCTCCTTTGGCAGTGACATGGGGGACAGCTTCATCGTGCCCTGCGGCGCCTGCAGACAAGTGATGAGAGAG TTCGGCACGGACTGGGACATCTACCTGACCAAAGCAGATGGCACCTATATCGTCAagaggctggaggagctgctgccgCTCTCCTTCGGCCCCGAGGACCTGAAGAAGGTGTGA
- the FAM43B gene encoding protein FAM43B: MLPWRRSKFVLVENERKCKGKSLGPGLSYAALLAGFLRSCPDLLPDCPLERLGSVFRGKRQKVELNKEDPTYTVRYLGNAVTLHAKGEGCTEEAVGKIWAKSDAGAGGAKMKLTLGPQGIRMTPCEKGARRPGHAYLLHRITYCAADRRHPKVFAWVYRHQVKNKAVVLRCHAVLVSKADKARAMALLLYQTSASAFNEFKRLKRQNDFRHVQQQLLGDAIVPLVPLRRLLNAKCPYRPPAERARCAPRLSSILEEEEEEAFGTGTPRGDGGPGERAAVLRLAREMRGCSLRGPRPLAC, translated from the coding sequence ATGCTGCCCTGGCGCCGGAGCAAGTTTGTGCTGGTGGAAAATGAACGTAAGTGCAAAGGCAAGAGCTTGGGGCCGGGGCTGAGCTACGCGGCGTTGCTGGCTGGCTTCCTCCGCTCCTGCCCGGACCTGCTGCCCGACTGCCCGCTCGAGCGGCTGGGCAGCGTCTTCCGCGGCAAACGCCAGAAAGTGGAGCTGAACAAGGAGGACCCGACGTACACGGTGCGGTACCTGGGCAACGCCGTCACCCTGCACGCCAAGGGCGAGGGCTGCACGGAGGAGGCGGTGGGCAAGATCTGGGCAAAGAGCGacgcgggggccggcggggccaaGATGAAGCTGACGTTGGGACCCCAAGGCATCCGTATGACCCCCTGCGAGAAGGGAGCCCGCCGGCCGGGCCACGCGTACCTCCTGCACCGCATCACCTACTGCGCCGCCGACCGCCGGCACCCCAAGGTCTTCGCCTGGGTTTACCGGCACCAGGTGAAGAACAAGGCGGTGGTGCTGCGCTGCCACGCCGTCCTGGTCTCCAAAGCCGACAAGGCGCGCGCCATGGCCCTGCTCCTCTACCAGACCTCCGCCTCCGCCTTCAACGAGTTCAAGCGCCTCAAGAGGCAGAACGATTTCCGCCatgtccagcagcagctcctgggcgACGCCATCGTCCCCCTGGTGCCCCTCCGCAGGCTGCTCAACGCCAAATGTCCCTACCGCCCGCCCGCCGAGAGGGCCCGCTGCGCCCCTCGCCTCAGCTCCatcctggaggaggaggaggaggaggccttCGGCACCGGGACACCCCGGGGGGACGGCGGCCCCGGCGAGCGTGCCGCCGTGCTGCGGCTGGCCAGGGAGATGCGGGGGTGCAGCCTGCGTGGCCCCCGGCCCCTGGCGTGCTGA
- the MUL1 gene encoding mitochondrial ubiquitin ligase activator of NFKB 1, translating into MEGGGRPSAAQAVLLVASTALTALVYSVYRQKARVARGLEGARKVRLDGDLRTVLLEAPGRCVPYAVIEGVVRSVKETLSSQFVENCKGVIQRLTLQEHKMVWNRTTHLWNDYEKIIHQRTNTTPFDLVPPEEGAGVTVRVMKPLDAAELSLETVYEKFHPSVQSFTDVIGHYISGERPKGIQETEQMLKVGTALTGVGELVLDNTTIKLQPPKQGMPYYLSAVDFDTLLQKQEANVRFWKILTVVFGFATCAVLFFILRKQYRHHRERQHLRQLQDEFRQAQERLMREMNAEGGETLKNSCVICLSNTKSCVFLECGHVCSCRECYRALPEPKRCPICRQAVSRVVPLYNS; encoded by the exons ATggagggcggcgggcggccctCGGCCGCGCAGGCCGTGCTGTTGGTCGCCAGCACCGCCCTCACCGCCCTGGTCTACTCCGTCTACCGGCAGAAGGCCCGCGTCGCCCGCGGCCTCGAG GGCGCCAGGAAGGTCCGGCTGGACGGGGACCTGCGGACGGTGCTGCTGGAGGCGCCGGGGCGCTGCGTCCCTTACGCGGTCATTGAAG GCGTGGTGCGGTCTGTTAAGGAGACCCTGAGCAGCCAGTTTGTGGAGAACTGCAAGGGCGTCATTCAGAGGCTGACGCTGCAGGAGCATAAGATGGTGTGGAACCGAACAACCCACCTCTG gaaCGACTACGAGAAGATCATCCACCAGAGAACCAACACCACCCCCTTCGACCTGGTCCCTCCGGAGGAAGGCGCCGGCGTCACCGTGAGGGTGATGAAGCCGCTGGACGCCGCCGAGCTCAGCCTGGAGACGGTGTACGAGAAATTTCATCCCTCTGTCCAGTCCTTCACCGACGTTATCGGCCACTACATCAGCGGGGAGCGCCCGAAGGGCATCCAGGAGACGGAGCAGATGCTGAAGGTGGGCACGGCGCTGACGGGGGTGGGAGAGCTGGTCCTGGATAACACCACGATCAAGCTGCAGCCCCCGAAGCAGGGCATGCCCTACTACCTGAGCGCCGTGGATTTCGACACCTTGCTGCAGAAACAAGAAGCGAACGTTCGGTTTTGGAAAATCCTGACCGTCGTTTTCGGCTTTGCCACCTGCGCCGTCCTCTTCTTCATCCTACGGAAGCAATACCGGCATCACCGAGAGAGGCAACACCTCAGGCAGCTGCAGGATGAATTCCGGCAGGCCCAGGAGCGCCTGATGCGCGAGATGAACGCGGAGGGCGGAGAGACGCTCAAAAACTCCTGCGTCATCTGCTTGAGCAACACCAAATCCTGCGTTTTCTTGGAGTGTGGGCACGTTTGCTCTTGCAGGGAGTGCTACCGCGCTCTCCCCGAGCCCAAGAGGTGCCCGATCTGCAGGCAGGCCGTCTCCAGGGTGGTTCCCTTATACAACAGTTAA
- the CAMK2N1 gene encoding calcium/calmodulin-dependent protein kinase II inhibitor 1: MSEGPPYGEGQLAGDAAVGQLPFPVRLRGPDGLLAGGQGKRPPKLGQIGRSKRVVIEDDRIDDVLQNLSEKAPPGV; encoded by the exons atgTCGGAGGGGCCGCCCTACGGCGAGGGGCAGCTGGCGGGGGACGCGGCCGTGGGGCAGCTGCCCTTCCCCGTCCGCCTCCGCGGCCCCGACGGCCTCCTCGCCGGCGGGCAAGGCAAACGGCCGCCCAAGCTGGGGCAGATCGGCCGCAGCAAGAGAG tgGTTATTGAAGATGATAGAATTGATGATGTGCTGCAAAATCTCTCGGAAAAGGCCCCTCCCGGTGTTTAA